From Bdellovibrionales bacterium, one genomic window encodes:
- a CDS encoding type II secretion system protein — MTKKNRGMTLTELAIVLGAMGLVMGGVWAVVGTVWDGYRFQKMNQQIQAVARSLQDYYGNIGGVYQPSGHTAYSNDTDITAVVDDDDRRLIPTEMRLNKNAEGAGLRHAMGGAVTVESVNNGGGFRLNIEGLNEDACIKLVMQFPVLMPELGVTRMESGGGNTDIDLSNVVSPSPTGVSLPLSLQDATTWCNTPTNNEVRFEFRVRS; from the coding sequence ATGACCAAGAAAAATCGCGGCATGACGTTGACCGAGCTTGCCATTGTTCTGGGGGCTATGGGGCTTGTCATGGGCGGCGTCTGGGCGGTTGTCGGCACGGTTTGGGATGGCTACCGTTTTCAAAAAATGAATCAGCAGATTCAGGCCGTGGCGCGTTCCCTTCAGGATTATTACGGGAATATCGGGGGTGTTTATCAGCCTAGTGGGCATACGGCCTATAGCAATGATACCGACATAACGGCTGTTGTGGATGATGACGATAGACGCCTTATCCCCACAGAAATGCGCCTTAACAAGAATGCTGAGGGGGCAGGACTTCGTCATGCCATGGGTGGCGCGGTTACCGTAGAAAGCGTTAATAACGGTGGTGGCTTTCGTTTAAATATAGAAGGACTCAACGAAGACGCTTGTATCAAGCTTGTTATGCAGTTTCCTGTGCTTATGCCCGAACTGGGCGTGACGCGCATGGAGTCTGGGGGCGGTAATACGGACATTGATCTAAGTAATGTTGTCAGCCCAAGCCCCACGGGGGTTTCCCTTCCTCTGTCTTTGCAAGACGCCACCACGTGGTGCAATACTCCAACCAACAATGAGGTGCGCTTTGAATTCAGGGTCCGTTCATAA